One Panicum virgatum strain AP13 chromosome 9K, P.virgatum_v5, whole genome shotgun sequence genomic region harbors:
- the LOC120650121 gene encoding uncharacterized protein LOC120650121 isoform X2, with translation MGACVSRPSACVGKPHTPRSGDAAGRSGGARRRRSRRAGKGRRKAPSRAASMETIQEAEVPGSPSGLAAADHRTYSNPSFQVSGSIEEAWYDSLAMSESDAEDDFHSVPDDAFSLNGFENEATLSSRDGNGGSFNGAAQSGEHHHRRPKSSELSKGSSENGVRTSVSHDDVASVAGEDSTHGGGRILDDCGLLPNNCLPCIASAVGVNEKKRALSSSPTHSMKMPSLKLSFKKKSGEAHPSSTLLSTKDFLERPLAGSQVQLCLLDSKILNSWSHVDPGTFRVRGANYFRDKKKELAPNYAAYYPFGVDVYLSSQKLNHISRFVQLPDIQLSSKLPPLLVVNVQVPLYPASLFQNETDGEGMSFVLYFRLSDGYSKELPPLFIESIRRLVDDHVEKIKAFPMETSIPFRERLKILGRVANLEDLPLSAAERKLMHAYNEKPVLSRPQHEFYLGDNYFEIDIDMHRFSYISRKGFETFLDRLKACVLDVGLTIQGNKAEELPEQILCCVRLNGIDYTKYHPLLTHGA, from the exons ATGGGGGCGTGCGTGTCGCGGCCCAGCGCGTGCGTGGGGAAGCCCCACACGCCGCGGTCGGGCGACGCGGCCGGCCggtcgggcggcgcgcggcgcaggCGCAGCCGCCGCGCGGGGAAGGGGCGGAGGAAGGCGCCGTCGCGCGCCGCGTCGATGGAGACCATCCAGGAGGCCGAGGTGCCCGGCTCGCCGtccgggctcgccgccgccgatcacCGGACGTACAGCAACCCCTCGTTCCaag TGTCCGGGAGCATTGAGGAGGCATGGTACGACTCCTTGGCGATGAGCGAGTCGGATGCCGAGGACGACTTCCATAGCGTGCCGGATG ATGCCTTTTCATTGAATGGCTTTGAGAATGAAGCCACATTGAGCTCGAGAGATGGCAACGGTGGGAGCTTCAATGGAGCTGCACAATCAGGCGAGCATCACCATAGAAGACCGAAGTCTAGTGAACTGTCAAAGGGCAGCTCGGAGAATGGTGTGAGGACCTCCGTGAGCCATGATGATGTGGCGAGCGTTGCTGGTGAGGatagcacacatggtggaggaAGGATACTGGATGATTGCGGGCTTCTGCCAAATAATTGTCTTCCTTGTATTGCCTCTGCTGTTGGGGTAAACGAGAAGAAGAGAGCTCTTTCCTCGAGCCCTACTCATTCAATGAAGATGCCTTCTTTGAAGCTCTCGTTCAAGAAGAAGTCTGGGGAAGCTCATCCGTCTTCCACACTAT TATCTACAAAGGATTTCCTTGAAAGGCCTCTAGCAGGTTCTCAAGTACAGTTATGCTTGTTGGATTCGAAAATACTCAACAGCTGGTCTCATGTTGATCCTGGTACTTTCCGAGTCCGTGGAGCAAACTATTTTAG AGATAAGAAGAAAGAACTTGCACCAAATTATGCTGCATATTATCCATTCGGAGTTGATGTGTACTTATCGTCACAGAAACTCAATCATATATCACGATTTGTTCAACTTCCTGATATTCAACTCTCCAGTAAACTCCCGCCTCTTCTTGTGGTCAATGTACAG GTCCCATTATATCCGGCTTCATTGTTTCAGAATGAAACTGATGGGGAAGGGATGAGCTTTGTTTTGTATTTTAGGCTTTCTGATGGTTACTCAAAAGAGCTTCCACCTTTATTCATAGAAAGTATCAGA AGGTTGGTTGATGATCATGTAGAGAAGATAAAGGCATTTCCAATGGAAACAAGTATACCATTCAGAGAGCGGCTAAAGATACTTGGCCGGGTGGCTAATCTGGAGGATCTTCCTTTGAGTGCAGCAGAGAGGAAGCTAATGCATGCATACAATGAGAAACCTGTCCTTTCTAGGCCACAGCATGAATTTTATTTG GGTGATAACTACTTCGAGATCGACATTGACATGCACAGATTTAGCTACATCTCAAGAAAAGGTTTCGAAACATTTTTGGACAGGCTAAAAGCATGTGTCCTAGACGTTGGGCTGACTATTCAG GGAAATAAAGCTGAAGAGCTGCCCGAGCAGATCTTGTGCTGTGTCAGGTTGAATGGGATAGATTACACCAAATACCATCCGCTTTTGACACACGGTGCCTGA
- the LOC120650121 gene encoding uncharacterized protein LOC120650121 isoform X1 has protein sequence MGACVSRPSACVGKPHTPRSGDAAGRSGGARRRRSRRAGKGRRKAPSRAASMETIQEAEVPGSPSGLAAADHRTYSNPSFQAVSGSIEEAWYDSLAMSESDAEDDFHSVPDDAFSLNGFENEATLSSRDGNGGSFNGAAQSGEHHHRRPKSSELSKGSSENGVRTSVSHDDVASVAGEDSTHGGGRILDDCGLLPNNCLPCIASAVGVNEKKRALSSSPTHSMKMPSLKLSFKKKSGEAHPSSTLLSTKDFLERPLAGSQVQLCLLDSKILNSWSHVDPGTFRVRGANYFRDKKKELAPNYAAYYPFGVDVYLSSQKLNHISRFVQLPDIQLSSKLPPLLVVNVQVPLYPASLFQNETDGEGMSFVLYFRLSDGYSKELPPLFIESIRRLVDDHVEKIKAFPMETSIPFRERLKILGRVANLEDLPLSAAERKLMHAYNEKPVLSRPQHEFYLGDNYFEIDIDMHRFSYISRKGFETFLDRLKACVLDVGLTIQGNKAEELPEQILCCVRLNGIDYTKYHPLLTHGA, from the exons ATGGGGGCGTGCGTGTCGCGGCCCAGCGCGTGCGTGGGGAAGCCCCACACGCCGCGGTCGGGCGACGCGGCCGGCCggtcgggcggcgcgcggcgcaggCGCAGCCGCCGCGCGGGGAAGGGGCGGAGGAAGGCGCCGTCGCGCGCCGCGTCGATGGAGACCATCCAGGAGGCCGAGGTGCCCGGCTCGCCGtccgggctcgccgccgccgatcacCGGACGTACAGCAACCCCTCGTTCCaag CAGTGTCCGGGAGCATTGAGGAGGCATGGTACGACTCCTTGGCGATGAGCGAGTCGGATGCCGAGGACGACTTCCATAGCGTGCCGGATG ATGCCTTTTCATTGAATGGCTTTGAGAATGAAGCCACATTGAGCTCGAGAGATGGCAACGGTGGGAGCTTCAATGGAGCTGCACAATCAGGCGAGCATCACCATAGAAGACCGAAGTCTAGTGAACTGTCAAAGGGCAGCTCGGAGAATGGTGTGAGGACCTCCGTGAGCCATGATGATGTGGCGAGCGTTGCTGGTGAGGatagcacacatggtggaggaAGGATACTGGATGATTGCGGGCTTCTGCCAAATAATTGTCTTCCTTGTATTGCCTCTGCTGTTGGGGTAAACGAGAAGAAGAGAGCTCTTTCCTCGAGCCCTACTCATTCAATGAAGATGCCTTCTTTGAAGCTCTCGTTCAAGAAGAAGTCTGGGGAAGCTCATCCGTCTTCCACACTAT TATCTACAAAGGATTTCCTTGAAAGGCCTCTAGCAGGTTCTCAAGTACAGTTATGCTTGTTGGATTCGAAAATACTCAACAGCTGGTCTCATGTTGATCCTGGTACTTTCCGAGTCCGTGGAGCAAACTATTTTAG AGATAAGAAGAAAGAACTTGCACCAAATTATGCTGCATATTATCCATTCGGAGTTGATGTGTACTTATCGTCACAGAAACTCAATCATATATCACGATTTGTTCAACTTCCTGATATTCAACTCTCCAGTAAACTCCCGCCTCTTCTTGTGGTCAATGTACAG GTCCCATTATATCCGGCTTCATTGTTTCAGAATGAAACTGATGGGGAAGGGATGAGCTTTGTTTTGTATTTTAGGCTTTCTGATGGTTACTCAAAAGAGCTTCCACCTTTATTCATAGAAAGTATCAGA AGGTTGGTTGATGATCATGTAGAGAAGATAAAGGCATTTCCAATGGAAACAAGTATACCATTCAGAGAGCGGCTAAAGATACTTGGCCGGGTGGCTAATCTGGAGGATCTTCCTTTGAGTGCAGCAGAGAGGAAGCTAATGCATGCATACAATGAGAAACCTGTCCTTTCTAGGCCACAGCATGAATTTTATTTG GGTGATAACTACTTCGAGATCGACATTGACATGCACAGATTTAGCTACATCTCAAGAAAAGGTTTCGAAACATTTTTGGACAGGCTAAAAGCATGTGTCCTAGACGTTGGGCTGACTATTCAG GGAAATAAAGCTGAAGAGCTGCCCGAGCAGATCTTGTGCTGTGTCAGGTTGAATGGGATAGATTACACCAAATACCATCCGCTTTTGACACACGGTGCCTGA